GAGCGTAAAGACATACTAACTTAGACTTTCAACATTGCAGTTTGACGCACCTATAGGTTACCCTTCGATCACTGCTACTTACACGGATCAGTGGGAGAAATGGTGGAAGAACCCGGACAATGTCGAATTGTATCAATTCATGGGCAAAGATAGTGAGTCCTCGTTGATGCAGACATTGGCTAGGTCTGCTGACACTTCCCATCAGATGTCTACTTCCATACCGTCCTGTTCCCCGCTATGTTGATCGGTACTGGCGAGGAGTGGACCATGTTGCACAACATTTCTAGTACCCGTGAGTGCATGTTTCTTCCCATGCGGGGTCTGCTCCTGATAAATATATAGAGTATCTGAACTACGAGGACACCAAGTTCAGCAAGAGCAGAAATGTTGGGTAAGTTGGCCCAACCCGAGGAAATGTAAACATGATCTGACACTTTTTCAGTGTGTTCGGCAACAACGCTCAGCAGACCGGTCAACCACCTTCCGTTTGGCGATATTACTTGCTCTCTCAACGACCGGAAACGAGTGACTCGTCATTCTTGTGGTCCAAGTTCATCGCTGCTAACAACAACGAGCTTTTGGCTAACTTGGGTAACTTCGTGAACCGAGTGAGCTTTAACGATCCTGGGTGCCGTAGCGCGCTATGCTGACAAGTCTCTGATCCAGGTCATCAAATTCGTCAACGCCAAGTACGAGTCCAAGGTTCCTGGACCGGAAGGAATCGCTGGTGGCGAGGTGGTACCGGACGcgtcctcttccacacctgGTGCACAGCTCGACGCCGACTTTGTGAACGACATCAATACTCGATTGGGCGAATACAGAGAACAGATGGACGACACCAAGCTTCGAAGCGGTCTTGCTACTGCTATGTCTCTGTCTGCCCGAGGTAACCAATATCTGCAGGACAATTCACTTGACAACGCGCTCTTCGCCAACCAGCCCGAGAGATGTGCTCAAGTTCTTCTCAACGCTATCAACCTCATCTACATTCTCAGTGTCGTGTTCCACCCGTTCATGCCTACGACCGAAGGCGGTATCCTTCGACAGCTCAACGCTCCCTCTCGAAGCTTGCCCACCAAATTCTCCATCGACATCCTTCCAGGTCATGTTCTTGGCAAGGCCGAATACCTGTTCAAGAAGATTGACAACGTTAATGgagagcaggagaagaagtggcagAAACAATTCGGTGGTGACTCCGTCGTTGCCGACCAAGTCACCCCTGCTGGACCTGGCGGACACCCCGAGGGAGGAGCTGTTCCCAAGGCTGCGGATGTTCTCGCTgcggagaacaagaaggCGCAACATGAGGCTCGAAAATTGCAGATCgccaaggacaagaaggcAGCACAAGCTGCGGCTGAGAAGAACAAGACCCCCGAAGAACGAGagctcgaggtcaaggtcgAGGCTCAAGGCAAGCTTGTAGCTTCGATCAAGAAGGGGACAGCGGAAGGCGATGCCGACAAGGAGCTCGCTGTGGCCAAGTCATTGAAGGCAGAGTTGGCGgatttgaggaagaagctcaaggagacttccatctcccaatAAGCGGACGAAAAACATGATTGAAACGCATTTCATTTCAGGGTATATAGGTAGAGGGGTAGGGTGTACAAATATAGTAGAGAGAATACAATGCCATGCTAAAGAATACAACACCGGCTGTCGTCTGCTTCTGCGCACTGGTCCGTGGAGTCCCCCTCCTTTGTCAGACTAGTGGCGTGATACTCAGAAGAGTGATGTAATCCTTTGTGGGAGCTTCTCCTGTGTATGAATTGGAGGGAGTGGACTGAGTGTTCGTGGTCGACAGTTCACTCATATTGATCTTGAATCTACTATCCCCATGCCAGTCATCGGTTGCAATCACTAGTTGTTGTTTGTATCTACTTCGCATTGTACGTTGGACCTTTTTCCGACGGACATTTTTATCTTTGAACGCGTCTGTCCACCAACGCGGAACATTGATTCGAGAAATAACACTTACTTCGTTCTCTACTCCTACCTTCAAACACTTCTCTTTCAACTTATCGCTGAAAACGATCCTTCAAGTTTGGCTGACCTCCCCACAAGGGTGTGAAGGTAGCCAACATGGCGCCTCTCAGGACTATCAAGAACATCCTcatggaggtgagctttTCATTCCAtatcgtccacctccacttcatcctcaaccttcacCCCCCCACCCCCCCCTCCTGGTCGATACGACCCAATACACATGTTGCGAGTGCATGAGCTGATAGTTATAATTACATTGGATAGCTGAGGAAAGTATGTCAACATCCATACATCTCAGCTCCGGAATTGGAGAGTCTTGATAtaccagaggaagaacaacaaaAGCAGTTGATCAACGCCAGTGGGAAATTAATGTTCCTCAAATTGTTATTACCGAAATTGAAGCAGAGAGGACACAGAGTGCTGCTTTTCAGTCAAGTGAGCTGCCAGTGGCTCTTTCCATGTGTAAGAGAGACAATTAGCTGACATGACTTGGTGTCCACCCTTGTAGTTCAAGATCGCTCTAGATAGAAGTGAGCTATATACTTGCTGTCAGGTGGAAAGACTTGAGCTGACGGGAGGTTTTGGTTTTCCTTCCCCTACCTCCTTGCAGTCGAAGACTTCCTCTACGGTGAAGGGATCAACTTCCTCAGACTAGACGGTGATAttcaacaagctcaacggCAAAAGTCAATGGACCTCTTCAATGCTCCGAATTCGGAATACGATGTGTTCCTCCTCACGACAAGAGCTGGCGGTGTGGGGATTAATCTCGCTACGGCTGATACGGGTCAGAGATAGCTCTCTCAGCTATACGGAAAGTTTGCAGAGTAGCTGACGTGACACGGTTTACAGTGATATTGTATGATCCCGATTTTAACCCACATCAGGATCTCCAGGTGAGCGCAGAACCACTCAATTGCTCAGAGGACGGCGCTGATATCATCTGGTCAGGCTATCGCGAGAAGTCATCGATatggacagaagaagaaggtcctgGTGTTCAGGCTCATGATCAAGGGGTCCGTCGAGGGTGGGTATCAATTTTCAACAGCCTGTCGAGCTCAGAGCTGATTGTTTACACGAACGCTACAGAGAACATTATcaacaaggggaagaagaagatggtccTTGATCACTTGGTAGTTCAGCaaatggacaaggagaatgaagaaggggaaatTGACGATTTGCTGCTCAGAGGCGCCGAAGCAGTATACGGATCGGACGGCGGTATCAACGCCCCGGACATCACGTACAGCTCGAAAAACGTGGACGAACTCATCGACAAGgtcgaagcggaagcagaagcagaagcaaaAGCTctcgaggagagggagaaagccaaggagaggggagagtcCGAAGCTGGACCGTCAAGACAGTCGATGCAATTCGGTTTCGCCAAGATCTGGGAAGCAGATCAGAACCAACTacgagaagctgaagaagaaggagcggaagaagtggagacaGTCGAGACGAATTGGCAAGAGATCTTTGACAACATGCAAAAGGAACGGCAAGCGAGACTGACAAAAGATATGGAGGCAGAGAGAcagacgaggaggatacGTAAAGCGATGGAGAACCCATATGCGGTAGCACTGGTAGACGACTCGCCGGGTAGGAAAAAGAGGAGGTCTGCGCATtggaaaggcaaaggcaaagctgtggatggaggaggttCGTCATCCGATGCCGACTTTGCGATCAATCCAGACGAACAaagtgacgacgacgacgatatcgCTTCTTTCACTTCTGTACCCGAAGCTCTTAGTGGCTTGGTGACCGACAACGACGGTAATGCAGTGACAAGAGGACTGGTTGGACCACAAAAGATGCGCAGAAAGGAAAGGCAATTATGGGAGCAGGCGCAAGCACAAGCTCAGGCGAGAATAGCAGTCGCAAATGGTGAAGTACCAGTCGCATCGGGCTCAGGTACACAACCCGACCGCGTTTCAACCAGCACGACGGTTCCTAAGCCGAAGAAAAAGGAGACGCCAGAAGAGAGAGCCGCTCGAAAAGCTGTAGAGAAACCTCCTCGCGCTGCTCAACGACGCGAAGTAGCTGAATTGGAGCGAGTCTTTGCGGAAATGGATAGGATTCGTCGTGAGACAGCAGGTCATTCACACAATCTGGCTCTTCCACAAGACGATCGATTGGTCGGAGCTCAAAACATCATCAGCTGGTTATATCAGATGCTGCAGGAGCTGGGCATGCAGAATCAAATCACCACATGGGCGAAGATGGCACTGCTCGAACTTCCCGTCGGAGAAAGGGTAGGATACTACAGCCAACTCGCCACAATGGTCGATAATCGCTTGATCAAACAATGGCAGGAAGCGTATTTTTCACGTCCAGACCAATGTGTCAGTGTGATTAGATTATTCAAGGCTGGCGTGTCGGTCATACCGGATCGACCGACCGTGCCGCCGATGCCGAAGAAGGTCGGAATCGAGAGaaatggagaaggaggggttTATGCGCAGCCGAATGGGGTTCCATCGGCACAAAGCCACAATCCGGTTGTCACTCAGCCTTCGACGCAACTCCAAGCGAACCACACATTCGGTGCGCCGCCCCCCGTCGCCGCGGTCAATACAGTTGCGCCGCCTGTCTTCGCGTTGTCACAACCGCCTCCGCATACCCATCCCGCGCAAATCAATCGTGCACCGAGACCGTCCTCTCAACTTGCCAACCCTGCAAGTCGCGTCCCAAACGGTCATACATCAAGCTCCAGCCACCAGCAGCTGCTGACGGGTCTCATGGACGTCGCAGACGAGACCTGCGAACATTGTAATGGGGGACACCCTCTGCGAGATTGCGACAGATTGCCGTCGGTCGCAGATATCGATATGTGGGAGCAAGCGATCTTACACAACAACGAGCCAGAGCGAcaaaaggtgagtgtttaCAAATCGTGGTACAATCGAGTTCACCGAGCTGATtggaagatgatagagagACGCCCTTTCCATGTTGAATCGACTGCGATTCTTGAATGTGAAAGCGGGAAGGGCGGTTCACACAGCGAGGCAAGCGGTTGCTGGCCCGTCAGCAAATAGTAACGAAGCTCCCGCCCCTGGTGGCTCGCGACCGATTCAGCAAGTCTCGAGCAACGGCAATGCCAGTCAAGCTAAAACACCTTTGAGAGCAAATGGTCATGCGAATGGTCACTCTCACGCTCCTACTCCCGGTACACGAGAAGCCGCCATCGtgatcgatgatgacgacgagaatACATTTCATAAAAATGGGACCGCTTCTCAGACCAATGGACATACTTCGAGTCAGACAGCTGCTGTCACAacgaagagcaagaaggcgCATCCGATACATGGATGTGCGATATGTCAAAGCCCCAACGACCACAATGCTATTCAATGTCCCGTAGTCCAGGCTGGACCGGATAGTATGGCCAAGTGAGTTGTTGCACTTGCTTACAGGTGGTAAGAATCACTCAACTGACGGTTCCATCTGATGTACAGTGCTCTTGCTCGACTTGGACCTGATCACCCTTTATACTCCGTTGTCCACGCACTATGGCTCAAACAAAGCCACCAACCTCAACCACAACAAATCCCACTCTGTCCATTCTGCGAGACTCGTTGTGGGAGAGATATCAAGTCATGTGTTGAAGCACATGGAGGTCggaagttgttgaagaaTAAGATTAGGACGTTGCAGTCTCATATCGAGGGTAAGGTGGAagggtgggagaggatgaaatTGATGAGTGAGGAGTTGTATGCGATTTAtctgatggtgagtcgctgTGACTCAGATAGGTCTCAAGGAAAGTTTCAGAGGCTGATGGACGCTCCTTGCCCTTAATCAATGTAGTGGCCTAAGTAATGGCTATACCGAGAAACACCAGCGAGAATCAGGAAGTAGTGACACGACCAGTTGACGACGGTAAAAGAACGATGAACGATGTATAAGACACCCTTAATGATAGAGACACCTTACATccagcatagcatagcatatTTCCTCTTACGTGGATTATCATCCGAAACAATCATGTTGTATATGTATAACCCATCCTTCCGTTCATGTTCAAAGTCTAACATGAGTGAAAGAATTACTTTTTGTGCATATGTAGGGTAAATAACACCGTCAAAACGAAAGAAAACACGATATACCCCACCGTCCATCCGATCTAGAGTCCGCTTCCATCCTTTTCCAGAATCCAACGTCCGACCAAAttcaacaccaacacctaACAaaccttccacatcttcacaCTATCAATTGCGAAACCTCTGACCGTGTCATCCTTTGACCAACTGGCATCCCACCACTTGTTCTTGGCCAACCAGAAATCGGACATGGCAGAAGCTGAATCGTCCGTCCAGGGTTTACCGCCTTCTCCATCGGGGAACCATCCGTCCATCGATCCAACCGCAAGATCAATCGCGAGGTAGAATTCTGTGTTGGAAAAGAGATCAGCTTCGTTCTATTGACTAGACGGGGGTTCGAAAGCTACAACCACCGGCGCGGCAAAGAATATTGTAACGAAACTCACCCTGATCAAATGGAGCTACATTGTTCTGGGAAGCAATCCAGGGGTTTGTAGTCTTGACCACTTCAGAACCGTTCGTGTATGTTGAAGGGAACTTTCCTCGTGTCCAGAAGGATTCCTTGTTGAATCGGTAAGAGATAACCTGAGCAACACGCGAGTCGATATCTGCGGAGTTGGGATACGCTCATTAGCCCTATACTCCGATTCACCACACTTGCGTCTGTTTTTGCCTCGCAGCAGATACGCTGCATGGCCGGTGGTAAGGCATGAAGGTGGCCACACTCACAGGTCCACAAGAACTTGTCGTTCCATTCCAAACCATACGTGTGGTACTTCTGCGAATAGTATGTTCGTCTCTGCTCTCTGTATCCCCAAGTCATGTACAGTCGATCAAGGATGTATGTAGGACCTAAGAGCGGTGAAGATAGTAACTATGTTAGTCGTAGTTCTCCATACGAGGGGAATGCAgtgtgccacactcaccccaATGAAGATTGGATTGAGCGTAGTCGACACCTCGTGCAGTGTATGAAGCGTTGTTACCCCTTCCGTTCAAGATCTAATGCGAgatcatcacatcagctcGGTTGCACTTCACGTTTGTTGGACGTAGCACTCACGTCGATCTGTCCACTTCTGGGCCAAACACCATACACGTTGTCCTTGGGTAACAAACTGATTCTCGGCCAGAGCCAATCACCCGTTGGGAACTTTGCCCTGACTTCGACTTTGCCGTACTTGATACTAGCAGTGTTCTTGGTGATCAATCTGGCAGATCGAACGGGGTTGATGACTGTCAATAGAGAAGAGTTTGACACTGCAACACATTGGGTGACGTTGTTCGAGGTACAAGTTCCGTCGGCGGTCAGGTTAAGCGTGTAGCCGCTGGTGACGGCGTCGGCGCCGATGACGTCCGAAGTGAGAGTAGGGACGATGTACAGAGTGTTGTCCTTGACATAAGAGTTCTCGGGAGCAGTGGTAGTCCACATGAATGAGCCGGGTCTAAAAATAGGCGTAGGTGGGTTAGCCACATTAAATACGAGATTCACACCACAAGCGTCAAAGTAGCTCACCCGTAACCGTCTAGTCGAACCTCATGCTGCCATCTGTCTGGACTGATCGAACCGCTAGAAAAGTCATCCTCAAGCACAGAGCACCTGATAAGACGCAAATCAGCTTGTTGTCTTGATACGAAGTAACCAGGTCGCTGCTCACACTTTGCCCAAACTTGGCACTGATCTGTATCCATCCCAGCAGACTGAGTTACAAGTCGTTCATTAGCACGGAGATCGCTATGCCATGGATGGGAGAATGCTTCACTCACTGACAGCGGCAATTGCGAAACCCATGATGATACTACCAATAGTGATCCATCTCGCCCACCTCAATGCAggatccctcttctccaaccaagGCTTGTAAATCTCTCCCTTGAGTCTCGTACTCTGGAATGGTTTTCTGTTCAAAGCTGCTTGCTTGTTGTCTCTCGAGTATCTGTGCGATTTCGAGTCGGTCGACAAAGCTTGCTTCATTCGCAGTGCTCTTCGAGCGGCGATATTGCCCTTGGTAGTGGACGCGGCGTTCATGTCGACAGCTGTAGCTAGGATATTTCCTGAAGCTGATCGTGGAACGTGTGTAGATGTAGTGTAAGTGGGAAcggcaccaccaccgatgCTGGATATGGATCCATGAACAGGTCGCATGGCGGTGGTTGGGGAGAcaggagggagggaagggacaGACCCTCGATCTTGTCGTGGTGCAGAGAAGggggatgagaagggtggttGGCTGTGGGTGTCTGGGAATCGATCGGTATCGACTGATTGGGGAGAGTTTGGCATATCGTTGATTCGAATCTTGGGAGCGCCGGAAGGTGAAGAGCTTGAGAACGCTGTGGCTGTGGCTGAACCGACGCGTCCGTTACTGTAAGATGATCTAGGAGCTGCGGGAGACGAAGTTCTAGGTACCGGCGGGGCTCTTTCGGTGGGGAGAtggttgttgttggaatTGCCAACCTCGTGAGGGTCTTGGTGTTCACCAAACCCAGTGGAGGAAGTAGGAGATTCGAGTGGGATGTCCGAGGTGGACAAGAGGGGTACACTGGAAGGTGTGGTACCTAGACTTGGTCTTTGGCCACCAAGTGCGATACCAAGTGTGGGAGATAGCTCGTTTGATCCACTTCCTGTTCCAGAGCCTGATCCTGATGCTGAGtcattcccaccaccaccactgaacgaggcagaagaaggggaaggtggagtggcCATTGTCGCGCGTACCGGAGAAGTTGGTGAATATTCACCAGTCTCTTCGGGTGAAAGTGTACCGCTATTACCGTTCGAGGGCAAAGGGAATGATGGTGAACCGTGTCTTGTCGTTGTGAATTGAGCACTTGAAACTGATCGAGGtgattgttcttctcctgccTCGGGCAAATTAAGTTGGTGTTGTGAGAAAGAAGTCGGTGAAAATCGACGTGAAGGTTGTTGGTATTGAGATTCCGGTTCCTCTAAATTATTACTATTGCTCGTTGACGGTGGATCGAGATgcgattgtgattgtgattgtgattgattTTGATGATCATCGATTGTCATCTTGTTTCGACTTGTTCTCGCACTAGAGGCGCTGGCGTTGCTGTCGGAGGGAACTGATACTACCTGATCTAAGAGACGACCTTCCCCACTCCCTGTCTTCTTTCTTCGGCTCAACTCAATGACTAGCTAAGCTTGGCCCAGCAGAACGCAAGGCGACTAACTTGTTTGAATAGGACAAAAAAACAACCCGATCCGGAAAAAGTCTAAATGAAAGCTTGTCCAAACCTTGTTGCCTTGTTGATGCCGGTTGGTCACGTAAATGTTAAATCTCTTCTCAACTGTAAATCACACGGAGAGAAAGAGTGAACTCGAATGAATGAATAGGATGTTGAGTGAATCAACAAGAGGGATAGTTATAAGATGGGACTGAGAAAGATCATACAGCAGAAGATCGAGTAGTAACGTGCGTGGAGTCACCGGTCCTCAACGTCTATCATTGTTGCATCCTGGACTAGGTACGTGTGTGTCAACTAGCCCAGCCCTTGGAGGGAAGGACTACGAAGTTCCACCACTGACATGAGGAACTGATCCCTTTCCTAGTGCAGTGAGGCTCCATGCCCTCTGTCCACCCACCCCTGACAGATAGAGTAGCAGGCTACGATGATCGGCATTTGAGTATGCAGGGACATCTGAACAGGTCACCTAAGACATATCACAACAGAATATCAACTGCGAGAGGGTGACCTAACATGCGAGTAAGGGATATCGAGGATTTTCCCGTTCCGGCGAAAGCCACGTGGTAGAAGCCGGTTCTCCTCAGTCGCTTGGGTTTGTCACCAACGTAATAATTTCCCATCATTCAGCCATCTGCACTCACTGTTATCCCTGCCCTTGATCACCCTTCTGTCCTCTGTAGTCTATACCATGTGGTCCTTCTGAGACAGGTGGAGACGGATATAGCGCTAACTCTGCCTACATCGGCGTGTCAAACGTTGTCCATTCAATCGATTGATCACATCATCCAATTCATGTATGTACGTTGTTTCATCACCATCGACGCCTAGGCAAGGGACGGCGCCCGCCCGGCTGCTTTCTTTTCAGCTACACCTCCCACATTCCTACTACACATGTCTTTCCCACGCCTATCAAGCTCCACCGTTATCGTAATCTACTCGTCTCCTAATCTGCCTTCTTGTTGGAGATGTTTCCGGTCTGACAGATAAGCATAACGTGATAAGCATGTGGTTCACAAGTCATGCAAACGATGCGATTACTCACAGCCCGGTTGTGTTCATCAGCCAATCGGTTGTACTCTGCGTTTTGCTGCGATGCCTGCTTCTTGAGTGTCTCTGCATGATCGAAATATCCCGAAAATCAGTGTTCTCGAACTTGAATACTTGATAGACTGAGAGGCTGCTCGAAAACGACCAGTATACTCACCAAAGTCACGGTCTTGAGATGAACCAGTCTGGACCTGCGTCTCGAGctccttgatcctcttcctcagctCCTCGTTCTCACCAGAAGCACCACTCTGCTTAGCGACCTTAGCCTGGAGGGCGGTGTAGCTCTCTTGAACGTGGATAAAGTCAAGGATGATGTAGAAGactcgagcgaggagaagggagaggaagagagtggcACCGGTAAGGTATACTGTGAATCATGGCATTAGTCGAGCCTAAATCGATCAGATTCGGAACCCGCTCACAGTTTCGTTGAGCGTAGAATCGTCGGGCAGCACTGAACACACACAAGGGCACACACCGTCAGGCATCTATTCAATATCACAAGAAGGTTCAAGCAAGACGACATACTAGTTGGTCTCGGTCCTCACGTCCGCCATGTCCTGCTTCGACTTGGCCGCGGCACCTGCAACGGAGCATTGTCAGCGACACTAAACAGTCGATAGAAGCGGCGTTTgactcaactcaccttcttgtgcgatcctcaccatcctctGGAGGGCGTCTACGAACAATACCGCCACGAATCTGTAATGACGAGCAATCAGCATCACCCTTCGGCTCAGGTGCCAAAAGATGTTCTACGCACATGAACGTTATCTTCAGCTATTGAGTGACGCAAACAGAGTCAGCTGTCATTCTCGACTACGCAGCACGCT
This genomic interval from Kwoniella shandongensis chromosome 5, complete sequence contains the following:
- a CDS encoding methionine-tRNA ligase, with protein sequence MSNQNLRKADGLLRVIHDTSKGPVLPKDGQRNVLITSALPYVNNVPHLGNIIGSTLSADVFARYSRTLNVPTLYVCGTDEYGTATETKALEEGVTPLELCTKFWKLHTEIYEWFEIGFDKWGRTSTPEHTKITQEVYTKLHENGLFRLETADQTYCEDDKLFLADRFVEGTCPQCGYDDARGDQCDKCSLTFSSPTALLNPRCKRNKNHTVSVRPSTHACVRLDLLQPRLEEWMQKARVKGRWGTNAVITEKGEIVEPRMLGEGLRPSAVTRDLKWGVEVPKVGNEEEDKAMEGKVIYVWFDAPIGYPSITATYTDQWEKWWKNPDNVELYQFMGKDNVYFHTVLFPAMLIGTGEEWTMLHNISSTQYLNYEDTKFSKSRNVGVFGNNAQQTGQPPSVWRYYLLSQRPETSDSSFLWSKFIAANNNELLANLGNFVNRVIKFVNAKYESKVPGPEGIAGGEVVPDASSSTPGAQLDADFVNDINTRLGEYREQMDDTKLRSGLATAMSLSARGNQYLQDNSLDNALFANQPERCAQVLLNAINLIYILSVVFHPFMPTTEGGILRQLNAPSRSLPTKFSIDILPGHVLGKAEYLFKKIDNVNGEQEKKWQKQFGGDSVVADQVTPAGPGGHPEGGAVPKAADVLAAENKKAQHEARKLQIAKDKKAAQAAAEKNKTPEERELEVKVEAQGKLVASIKKGTAEGDADKELAVAKSLKAELADLRKKLKETSISQ